In Salvelinus alpinus chromosome 32, SLU_Salpinus.1, whole genome shotgun sequence, the sequence TTGTATTGtcttttttgtttgttatttaatgctatcagtcaatatggggagagAGATACCTTGTGTATTCTGCACTGTGATCATGGAActcctgttatatacagtacaacacACAGGAAGGTATGACTATACTTGACATGTTTGCCAAGGtaaccccattaccaccagacaaaatACCAATAGGCACAGTATCCGTTTCGCCTGGGAATGACAATGAAAGGTGTACATTGTTATGTTAGCTGAACACTGCTTCTATGGCAGTGGTATTAAAACTTTTTCAGCGGGGACACCCGCTGCCGACCCCATCTCACCCCAAATCTAATGACAACCTTAACAATCTGTAAAATTTGATTTTCACAACAACAAATAACAAAATTGAGAACTGTTGCATACATTTACTCAATTGTATTTTTCAAATGATCTTCCTCAGGAAGGTTTGTATATTGTtccatacaataatctgtactcTGAATGTTTTATTTGTTATGTGAAGGGTTGTTTATTCTACATGGGCCTGTTACTACATATGAAAATGATCAAAACTCTtagtttagaatatctacataaattCAGCAATTGCATTCTTCCCATGTCACTCTGTAGGATACTGACCTATTCAAAACTTCCTCCAACATCTGACCAtacatctgcctgtagttattgaactcaacctgcAGGAGGTTTGGTGTGATTGAGTTTGGGGGAAACGGCTGCGGGCAAGGTTCTGTCAGATGGGTGTCTTGGTGGTGGAAAGGATACACCCACATCAAATGACACCTCCAAGCCAACTCATGTTTGGCTTCTGTCATGGCCGTCATcattcacatttatttataaagcccttattACATCAGcggttgtcacaaagtgcttatacagaaacgcagcctaaaaacacaaagagcaagcaatgcagatgtagaagcacagtggttaGGAAAACCTCCCAAGAAAGGCAGGAACTTacaaagaaacctagagaggaaccaggctctgagggatggacagtcctcttctggctgtgccgggtggagattataagagtacatggctatTAATGCCAGATCGtttttcaagatgttcaaatgttcatagatgaccagcagggtcaaataataatcccagtggttatagagggtgcaacaggtcagcacctcaggagtaaatgtcagttggcttttcatagctgagcattcagaggtcgagacagcaggtgcagtagattttgggggggttcaAAACAGCAGGTCCTGGACAAGGTGCGTCCggtgagagagatgggagaattagagggagcatacctaAGATCACAcaagacaccagataagacaggagaattacaccagataggacagactgacccttGCCCCCCAGCACATAGCCTACTGTAGCATTGATACTGGAGACTGCAAGGGGGGGGGTCGGGGGAAACTGTGGCCCCttcaggcaggatataaccccacccacttttccaaagcacagcccacACCAAAGTGATATCACTAACTTagtaccctgagacaaggcagagtaaaGCCCACAAAGTTCTTCCCCACCGCATGAGCCAAAGGGGACGCAAAACCGGACAaaaagatcacatcagtgactcaatgCCGCCAGCATTTCTTGAGGCGCAAGCCAAAAACCTAGGCCAAATCAGCAGGTGCAGTTCCCCTTTATGTCAGGAGAAACTGTAAATGCTTATGGTGAAAAGGGGTTCATATGAATAAGGTAAACTCTTTTTAGCACTTCATTGATTATAGTTGAGTACTGTATGAATTAAAAGTAATCAAGATACATATTGAACTGTAAGACTCTTCAATGACTGTGAGAGCATGTTCTGTCTAGTTAGTGTAAGTCTGTGTGTGgcactgtgtgcatgtgtgaggcAGAATATTCATGACCTGTGGCTTAACTGTTTTCTGCACAGGGAGTACCAAGAAGAGTATGCCAGAGGTGTGGTGGAGAGGACCTGGAACTGAAGCCAAGATACACACCTACACTGGCAACGCCATGAACACCTACACAGGTCCTTCGTACGCCCCAGCATCTATCTACATCCTCAGGCTGCGGTCCAAGGATCAGGACACCAGGGCTACTGTGTACCTCCATGAGGGCTCTGGGATCTCCTGGGCCTTTCCACAGCTTCCCTCTGACTCCCGTGTCCACACCCTGGGTGTAGGAATGACCAGTGTCACCCTCAGCTGGGCCCCCAGTGCCTCCCTCAAAAGGCTGCACACCCAACGCAGCTATGACTACTGTGTCCTCATAAATCGCAAACACAACTACCGCAACCTTTGTGCCGCCCAGGAGGGCATCAGGAAGGAGCGGGAGAAAGACAAGAAAAGGGAGAAGAAGGACAAACAGAGGAAAGTAACTGTGTGGCCGATTCTCAAAGActggtggtggcagcagtgggATGCTGACACTGAGCTCCGGTCACCCGCTGCGCTCCGTGACGACTATGGTCATCTCCAATGTGTTTGTAAGGGAACAGAGAGCGTGTGCACTGTCTCTGAGCTCGTCCCTGACACGCAATACTACTTTGACGTATTTTTGATTGACAGGCTAAATGGAACCAGTGCCGCATATACTGGAACATTCGCTCAAACACACGAGGAGGCCCGACCAGCTATCACACCACTCAGGGAAGGGGAGCTCCGGTGGGTGACCTTCCGGGATGGAGGCTCAACCTCTGGGGAGTTCTTTAGCTTCCGCCCCCGGGGCTGGCAACAGAGTGGCCTGCTCACTCTACAGAGCTGCGGAAGCAGTGAGAAGATCAACATCACCGTTTCCAGCAAGGGCAAAGAGCTGAGCTCCCAGGCTGTGGGAGAAAACCTGGCTCAGATCTGGCTCCAGGGCAGCCTTTCCTACCTCATCCACTTGGAGAAAGAGGGAACGGCGGCTCCCAGACAAGCTGCTCCAGGAGTACTGAAGGCCTCTGTTAAGATGCAGGCGTCCTCCACTTACCATCGTCAAGGGATACCTTCGCTCCCCTCCACTCTGCAGATAAAGTCTTTCAACAGGCTCAGGAGCTGTGAATCTGTCACCCTGGCCTGGATGGgcacagaggagaggagccttTACTGCGTGTACCGCCAGAGGCTGGGTAAAGGGGGGGGTAAGAAGGGAGGCACGGCACCCTGCCTGGGGCCTGAGTCACGGTCGGACACTGAGAGGGTCCTGTGTAAATACTTCCAGGAGCTCAACCCTCGACGGGCTGTCACGACAGCCGTGATCGGAGGCCTGGAGCCTGGGGTGGCCTACATATTTGATGTCTATCTAATGAGACGCTGGGGGATCCCCATAAAGTACAGCAGCAAGACAGTAAGAACCAGGAAGGAGTGCTGAGCTGCTGCCCACTCCTAGTCTCAGTCTGCAGCAGCAATGGACTTAACAAAGAGGTGATTTAAAAAGACTTACCATGACAAAGTCATTCTACTACGAGGGAGACTGTTACGAAATGTGGTACTCCCTCTGAAGAGTGGTCACATTTGAACACTGGTACTCATGGATTGGGTAGGAGTAGCAGAGGGGCGACTGCACACCAGCAAAATTAATTACATTTCAGTAACCTGTGCTTTTTGTCTTTTTGTTTATAGTTGTTGATGATGTGCCAGTTGTCCAGGTACTAATTGTGTGACTGAGTACAAAGGAGGATATACGTTTTTGATTCATACAAATTTTCAGTGAAGACTGTGCCAAGAAATATGCAACAGAAGCAGATAGAGATTTGATTATACTTTGCAATGGGGAGAGAGAACTTATGGCAagaacctacagtatatatttagtGCTGCATTGTTTTGTTTCAATATTCTACAGGCTTAAAACACAGATAGGGTAATCTATTGATGCTTAGCGCAGTCAATGTGTATCTTGTGTTCTGCTTTCGCATGAAGTAGATCAAATTTGTTAGCGACTAGCTTCATTGTCGTTGATGTATTATTGTGCTATACTTCAAATACACCAATAAACACACATTAGGTATCTGTATCCTGGTATCAACATTCATCACTATCCTCTTTTGGTTGACTTGTCGCTTTGCTTAGTTAGTTGAGAAAACAAATTGAGAGATCAACGCACCCCTACCCTATACTAACTTGCATTTATTTATCTCTAGGCTACTTGGATGATTACTACAAAACTAAAGAGTAAGACTAAAGATCATAAATGTATCATAACAAATATCTCAAATCTAAAGAACATGATTTAAAATACTTTCGATGACAACATTATTGATATAGAGGCAATAATGATTGAGAAATcactgcacttcctgatttgacCTCATTAAGAAATGCCATGACTGAATTCAAACTTGAGTTGGTTTTTGGGTGTCTCTTGTGTGTTTTAAGGTGGGAACAGGTAGCCAAATTATATTGCCAGTTAGCTTCAGCTGGCTGGTGTGCAATAGTGGCGAAGTTGTTTGGACATTGGATAGCCTATCTCTGGGGATAGTTAGGAACTGTCAATGAtttacacaatgtaaatgggacaatattttaATGTTGCACAACTTTAAGGTGACTAAATTATTTAAATTCATATATGAATTTCTGGTTTGATGTTTTTAGGTCATTGAAATTTGACTTTAaaaaatattgtcccatgtacattaTATAATTTACttatggtccctaactagccccatagggatatcGAATGGTCCATGCCATCTGGAGTacgtccctaccccattgaagttgaaatttTAAATGGTACGGGATGGTTAGGATTTAGGGTAGgtatgtcccaaggatcccggataacACTGACAAATATCAAACAAAATTGACCATGGGCTTTACAATGGCATCGCCTGCAGCTACTccgaattgatgattacttgggagctgccagctgtgggcaggctTAAATTAATCCAAGCCAAGGAAAACTGTTAGGATATTATGCTTCATTCAGTTACATTTTTTCCCCCTATCAATCTCAGTTTTGgacaagactgactttatgaccaacatttacctatttacactttgtagtcaattttgacactataataaatgtttctgactcaatTCCACATAAGCCATTTAAAGAACGAGAAGTTTTGTAGGCGAAGTCGCTCTTTAAGTCACTGTTTTTTTTCACTGTTaaaatttcgtggtatccaattggcagttacagtcttgtctcatcgctgccactcccgtacggactcgggaaagCCGTGCGTCCtgcgaaacacaacccaaccaagccgcactgcttcttgatacaatgcCCGCTGAAcgtggaagccagccgcaccaatcgCGTTTTGAACCACGTGCTATAAGACCCAACCGGCGTTTCatacgacagagcctggactcactCGAACCCAGattctctagtggcacagctagcactgtgatgctgtGCCCGACCACCCCGCTACTCGTTAAGTCACTGTACCTGCTTCAACAGACAGAATTGGTGTTCATCAACCTGTGCCTAAAATGATTGACACAAatgggtcgtcactagttaccacggTCACAAAGACATAAACCCCGCCCATTAAAAAAAGTATCTTCTTGAAATGAGATTTGAAAGCTAACCTTCACCAAACTGTTAACTGTAtgcctaacactaaccttaaattaagacataTTAAGCACGTTTTTCATTATATTTTACGATAGACTTTGTGGCGGTGGTAACTAGTGAAAGCCACACAAATGTAACATACGCTAAAAAACGTGACCAAGAGAGGTACGTTTACGCTACGTACACTCCGTTGACAGGACAGCGCGCCAAATTTTGTAAACAAAGCAAGTGAAGCTTTCAACCAGTTATCCACCATTTTGATAAAGAAGATTTCAAGGTAGGTAGAGGTTTTAAAACGCTATTACAAATAACGTTATGAATAATGTATGCAGACAATAATTGTTTTGTTATAATTTACAGGGGCTTTTAAAAAACAACAAAGGGGCGACATTGCCACTGTTTTAGTAAACAagagggctggagaaatgtagccAAGTAACGTTACGTAAGCGAACCACTCAAAATCCATGGACAAACCTAGctatgcatgcatacatacagtaaCTACAAGGACTGAACATCAATGGGAATAAAATTGCAGTTTtaatcatgttttgaggctatatagtgttagcctaaaatgtcattgtttacaaacaatgaagTTAAACAATTAttgtattttgggttctgatggggtacagcagttgaactaagctcattagtgatttataagttatattcttcaagaatcattgGCTATAACGTtatgtggttacatttctccagcccatagtgttatatatatataaatacacagttgaagtcggaagtttacatacaccttagccaaatacatttaaactcagtttttcacaattcctgatatttaatcctagtaaaaattccctgttttaggtcagttaggatcaccactttattttaagaatgtgaaatgtcagaataatagtagagagaatgatttatttcagatttgatttatttcatcacattgccagtgggtcagaagtttacatacactcaattagtatttggtagcattgtcattaaattgtttaacttgggtcaaacgtttcaggtagccttccacaagcttcccacaataagttgggtgaattttggccaattcctcctgacagagttggtgtaactgagacaggtttgtaggcctccttgctcgcacacgcttttcccacacatttctataggattgaggtcagggctttgtgatggctactccaataccttgactttgttgttcttaaaccattttgcttggggtcattgtccatttggaagacccatttgcgaccaagctttaacttcaattgtcttgagatgttgcttcaatacatccacataattttcatccctcatgatgccatctattttgtgaaatgcaccagtccctcctgcagcaaagcacccccacaacatgatgctgccctcccgtgcttcaaggttgggatggtgttcgtcggcttgcaagtctcctcctttttcctccaaacataacaatggtcattaaggccaaacagttatatttttgtttcatcagaccagaggaaatttctccaaaaagtacgatctttgtccccatgtgcagttgcaaaccgtagtctggctttttttaatggtagttttggagcagtggcttcttccttgctgagcagcctttcaggttacgtcgatataggacttgttttactgtggatatcaatacttttgtacccgtttactccagcatcttcacaaggtcctttgctgttgttctgggattgatttgcacttttcgcacctaagtacgttcatctctaggagacagaatgcatcttcttccttagcggtatgacggctgcctggtcccatggtgtttatactttcttgctattgtttgtacagatgaacatggtactttcaggcatttggaaattgctcccatggatgaaccagacttgtgaaggtctacaattgtttttctgaggtcttggctgatttcttttgattttcccatgatgttaagcaaagaggcactgagtttgaaggtaggccttgaaatacatccacaggtacacctccaattgactcaaatgatgtcaattagcctatcagaagcttctaaagctatgacaattttctggaatttcccaagctgtttaagcgcacagtcaatttagtgtatgtaaacttctgacccactggaattgtgatacagtgaattataagtgaaataatctgtctgtaaacaattgttggaaaaaggacttgtgtcatgcacaaagtagatgtcctaaccgacttgcctaactatagtttgttattaacaagaaatttgtggagtggttgaaaacgtgttttaatgactccaacctaagtgtatataaattgtatatatatacagtaccagtcaaaagtttgtcaAAAGTCCAGTCAAAagtctgtatatacagtaccagtcaaaagtttggacacacctactcattcaagtctattttgtactattttctacattgtagaataatagtgaagacatcaacactttttttagtttttttttgttgctattttgcaccccagtatctctacttgcacatcatcatctgcacatctattccATCATTAGTCCTTTGTCCTTGTCTTGTCGTGTaccgtgtgtatatatatatttacatatttcttcgcatatcttttatatattttcttttccaaaaactcaacttcaaaacactctcctgcaacccgcctcaccaattaaaaataaaaataaaaaaaggtattatttacctcaaatctgaaatccacaatagaagctagccagaagctagccagaagctagccagtttactgCCTAACGTTAGTTatcagctaaccacggtttgtggtcatcagctatcctttagctcgaaaagctatcgccagttttgtacaacgcgactcagaccagaacatactggacctatttttctctccatatccccggatttcaaccgcaagctctggacatttacacctggatatcgcagctagctagctgctatcagtgtgactattggcttacgtcgatcccggagcaaacatcaattattccggagctagccagctgaagagttctatcagccactcctgggctacaatcacctatccggacccgttttactgccgatgcggagccccaccgagccttcacgactggactaccgacgttgtctgcccgagggagttatccaactggcccctccgtcgcgacgttacctgaacgcccatctccggctcgctaatcgttagctgtcttatcggctgctatctgaataggtctatcggactatttttcttgggtcactataactatatctattttgccaattggattgatcccctctaccacacggaaccgcACTAATCTACCatcggaaacgcacgaggtggctaaaaacagacctccatcctatgctagcttgctaccgatggcccggctagctgtctgaatcgccgttaccccaaccaaccccactactcactggacccttatgatcactcgactaagcatgcctctccttaatgtcaatatgccttgtccactgctgttctggttagtgtttattggcttatttcactgtagagcctctagccctgctctttataccttatccaacctttcagttccaccacccacacatgcgatgacatcacctggtttcaatgatgtttttagagacaatatctctctcatcatcgctcaatacctaggtttacctccactgtattcacatcctaccatacctttgtctgtatagctatttttatcgcccccagaaacctccttttaccctctgttccggacgttctagacgaccaattctcatagcttttagccgtacccttatcctattcctcctctgttcctctggtgatgtagaggtgaatccaggccctgcagtgcctagctcaactcctattccccaggcgctctcttttgatgacttctgtaaccgtaatagccttggtttcatgcatgttaacattagaagcctcctccctaagtttgttttattcactgctttagcacactctgccaacccggatgttctagccgtgtctgaatcctggcttaggaagaccaccaaaaattctgaaatctccattcctaactacaacattttcagacaagatagaacggccaaagggggcggtgttgcaatctactgcaaagatagcctgcagagttctgtcctactatccaggtctgtacccaagatatttgaacttctacttttaaaaatccacctctctaaaaacaagtctctcaccgttgccgcctgctatagaccaccctctgcccccagctgtgctctggacaccatatgtgaactgattgccc encodes:
- the LOC139562280 gene encoding protein NDNF-like isoform X3; this translates as MQTCPGCEHSYEWNSQSHVVSLIRGQELFYATMPINRALAKTSPHLLPAHQRSSMARPDSRSTKKSMPEVWWRGPGTEAKIHTYTGNAMNTYTGPSYAPASIYILRLRSKDQDTRATVYLHEGSGISWAFPQLPSDSRVHTLGVGMTSVTLSWAPSASLKRLHTQRSYDYCVLINRKHNYRNLCAAQEGIRKEREKDKKREKKDKQRKVTVWPILKDWWWQQWDADTELRSPAALRDDYGHLQCVCKGTESVCTVSELVPDTQYYFDVFLIDRLNGTSAAYTGTFAQTHEEARPAITPLREGELRWVTFRDGGSTSGEFFSFRPRGWQQSGLLTLQSCGSSEKINITVSSKGKELSSQAVGENLAQIWLQGSLSYLIHLEKEGTAAPRQAAPGVLKASVKMQASSTYHRQGIPSLPSTLQIKSFNRLRSCESVTLAWMGTEERSLYCVYRQRLGKGGGKKGGTAPCLGPESRSDTERVLCKYFQELNPRRAVTTAVIGGLEPGVAYIFDVYLMRRWGIPIKYSSKTVRTRKEC
- the LOC139562280 gene encoding protein NDNF-like isoform X2, which gives rise to MPPFSKLHVHNAPPFHECGFIISSPSTRSKNHGVKRPIRIAQPTTMVCMPCRRTLSRGIGGWSLLRSPVVIKCTVGCQTDPLVMNGPTKRSKGSTKKSMPEVWWRGPGTEAKIHTYTGNAMNTYTGPSYAPASIYILRLRSKDQDTRATVYLHEGSGISWAFPQLPSDSRVHTLGVGMTSVTLSWAPSASLKRLHTQRSYDYCVLINRKHNYRNLCAAQEGIRKEREKDKKREKKDKQRKVTVWPILKDWWWQQWDADTELRSPAALRDDYGHLQCVCKGTESVCTVSELVPDTQYYFDVFLIDRLNGTSAAYTGTFAQTHEEARPAITPLREGELRWVTFRDGGSTSGEFFSFRPRGWQQSGLLTLQSCGSSEKINITVSSKGKELSSQAVGENLAQIWLQGSLSYLIHLEKEGTAAPRQAAPGVLKASVKMQASSTYHRQGIPSLPSTLQIKSFNRLRSCESVTLAWMGTEERSLYCVYRQRLGKGGGKKGGTAPCLGPESRSDTERVLCKYFQELNPRRAVTTAVIGGLEPGVAYIFDVYLMRRWGIPIKYSSKTVRTRKEC
- the LOC139562280 gene encoding protein NDNF-like isoform X1, with the translated sequence MMAAMAWYLCLAVSLLCGTPWPQGHSALAPENEVPLRPTAWLPDGKVTTIHLPKGRTRRLYFTLKKKVAMMSVTVSPCDLPIEWTLEARTLKDKPPKSLHWSTKKSMPEVWWRGPGTEAKIHTYTGNAMNTYTGPSYAPASIYILRLRSKDQDTRATVYLHEGSGISWAFPQLPSDSRVHTLGVGMTSVTLSWAPSASLKRLHTQRSYDYCVLINRKHNYRNLCAAQEGIRKEREKDKKREKKDKQRKVTVWPILKDWWWQQWDADTELRSPAALRDDYGHLQCVCKGTESVCTVSELVPDTQYYFDVFLIDRLNGTSAAYTGTFAQTHEEARPAITPLREGELRWVTFRDGGSTSGEFFSFRPRGWQQSGLLTLQSCGSSEKINITVSSKGKELSSQAVGENLAQIWLQGSLSYLIHLEKEGTAAPRQAAPGVLKASVKMQASSTYHRQGIPSLPSTLQIKSFNRLRSCESVTLAWMGTEERSLYCVYRQRLGKGGGKKGGTAPCLGPESRSDTERVLCKYFQELNPRRAVTTAVIGGLEPGVAYIFDVYLMRRWGIPIKYSSKTVRTRKEC